In Gossypium raimondii isolate GPD5lz chromosome 12, ASM2569854v1, whole genome shotgun sequence, a single window of DNA contains:
- the LOC105762929 gene encoding uncharacterized protein LOC105762929 — MTVPTAREAQKQAIARALEKRYQLCEISCALVVLTSASSMSREREEFLGLVNKEIELYNSMVDKKGTDGEKDAIKAYRLQERKLTILVKCLIVMRFLQCLLKKLMLCSKILRRK; from the exons ATGACTGTCCCAACAGCTAGAGAAGCACAAAAACAGGCTATAGCAAGAGCGTTAGAAAAAAGATATCAGCTTTGTGAAATCAGTTGTGCATTGGTTGTTTTAACTTCAGCATCT TCTATGAGCAGAGAGCGAGAAGAGTTCCTTGGTCTTGTAAATAAGGAG ATAGAACTTTATAATAGCATGGTAGACAAAAAGGGTACAGATGGTGAAAAAGATGCCATTAAGGCATATAGATTGCAAGAGAGGAAACTGACCATTCTGGTGAAGTGTCTGATAGTGATGAGGTTTCTTCAGTGCTTATTGAAAAA GTTGATGCTATGCTCCAAAATCTTGAGAAGGAAATAG